A genomic stretch from Aminobacter aminovorans includes:
- the rlmN gene encoding 23S rRNA (adenine(2503)-C(2))-methyltransferase RlmN, with translation MTLSLDLTTDATRDALRARAAAPVKGELIGLTRAELAEALVSSGVVPERQAKMRVQQLWHWLYVRGVSDFADMFNISKDLRAELAKHFTIARPEIVEEQISSDGTRKWLFRFPPRGAGRPVEIETVYIPEEGRGTLCISSQVGCTLTCSFCHTGTQKLVRNLTAEEILTQLMTARDRLGDFPDRNTPAGAIVPAEGRKISNIVMMGMGEPLYNFEAVKKALLIASDGDGLALSKRRITLSTSGVVPEIFRTGEEIGVMLAISLHATNDDLRDLLVPINKKYPLKELIDACRNYPGLSNARRITFEYVMLKDVNDSLEDAKALVKLLKGVPAKINLIPFNPWPGTNYQCSDWETIEKFADYINNAGYASPIRTPRGRDILAACGQLKSESERMKKSERLALEAMMIAGHGEA, from the coding sequence ATGACCCTTTCGCTCGACCTTACCACCGATGCTACCCGTGACGCGTTGCGCGCCCGTGCAGCCGCGCCCGTCAAGGGCGAGCTGATCGGCCTCACCCGCGCAGAGCTTGCCGAAGCGCTCGTCAGCTCCGGCGTCGTCCCCGAACGCCAGGCCAAGATGCGCGTCCAGCAGCTCTGGCACTGGCTGTATGTCCGCGGCGTCTCCGACTTCGCCGACATGTTCAACATCTCCAAGGACCTGCGTGCCGAACTGGCCAAGCATTTCACCATTGCGCGACCCGAGATCGTCGAGGAGCAGATTTCATCCGACGGCACGCGCAAGTGGCTGTTCCGCTTTCCGCCACGCGGAGCCGGCCGTCCGGTCGAGATCGAGACCGTCTACATTCCCGAGGAAGGCCGCGGCACGCTGTGCATCTCGTCCCAGGTCGGCTGCACATTGACCTGCTCGTTCTGCCACACCGGCACGCAGAAGCTGGTGCGCAACCTGACGGCGGAAGAAATCCTGACGCAGCTGATGACGGCGCGCGACCGGCTCGGCGATTTCCCCGACCGCAACACCCCCGCCGGCGCCATCGTGCCGGCCGAGGGACGGAAAATCTCCAACATCGTCATGATGGGCATGGGCGAGCCGCTCTACAATTTCGAGGCGGTGAAGAAGGCCCTGCTGATTGCGTCTGATGGGGACGGCCTGGCGCTGTCCAAGCGCCGCATCACGCTGTCGACGTCTGGTGTCGTGCCCGAAATCTTCCGCACCGGCGAAGAAATCGGCGTCATGCTGGCGATCTCGCTGCACGCCACCAACGACGATCTGCGCGACCTGCTCGTGCCGATCAACAAGAAGTATCCGCTCAAAGAGCTGATCGACGCCTGCCGCAACTATCCCGGCCTGTCGAATGCCCGCCGCATCACCTTCGAATATGTGATGTTGAAGGACGTCAACGACAGCCTTGAGGACGCCAAGGCACTGGTCAAACTGCTCAAGGGTGTGCCGGCTAAGATCAACCTGATCCCGTTCAACCCCTGGCCCGGTACCAACTACCAGTGCTCGGACTGGGAAACGATCGAGAAGTTCGCCGACTACATCAACAATGCCGGCTATGCCTCGCCAATCCGCACCCCGCGCGGCCGCGACATCCTCGCCGCCTGCGGCCAGCTCAAATCGGAATCTGAGCGCATGAAAAAGAGCGAGCGCCTGGCGCTCGAGGCGATGATGATTGCGGGACACGGCGAGGCGTGA
- a CDS encoding GNAT family N-acetyltransferase — protein MARLFRNGSQDLKTHRIIDGTKTHLDRAAIVWARATAARDNDPDVATLDEARPVISSVLDSSERALLAIAEAGDGTTVAFGAIAPMPDGKVAELHYVGVDPDHWGKGAAAELLAGITVLLRERGYDAAELAVYSDNDRAVQLYQRLRWRRLGKPVPHERTGRPEQRYRLILNPRAEGYSA, from the coding sequence ATCGCCCGGCTTTTTCGCAATGGGAGCCAGGATCTGAAGACGCACAGGATCATCGACGGCACCAAAACCCATCTTGACCGGGCCGCGATCGTCTGGGCGCGCGCTACTGCGGCCCGCGACAACGATCCCGACGTTGCGACGCTTGATGAAGCCCGGCCGGTCATCTCGAGCGTGCTCGACAGCTCCGAGCGGGCGCTGCTCGCAATTGCCGAGGCCGGTGACGGGACCACAGTTGCCTTCGGCGCCATTGCACCGATGCCCGACGGCAAGGTGGCCGAACTCCACTATGTCGGCGTCGACCCGGACCATTGGGGCAAGGGCGCAGCCGCCGAATTGCTGGCCGGCATCACTGTATTGTTGCGCGAACGCGGTTACGATGCAGCCGAGCTCGCGGTGTATTCAGACAACGATCGCGCCGTCCAGCTTTACCAACGTCTCCGCTGGCGCCGCCTGGGCAAACCGGTGCCGCATGAACGCACCGGCCGGCCGGAACAACGCTACCGGTTGATTCTGAACCCACGGGCTGAAGGATATTCCGCCTAG
- a CDS encoding DUF1294 domain-containing protein — protein MSNILNVVLVVLAVNLAAFAALWRDKYLARAGARRIPEKTLLWLAFAGGSLGALSAQHLFRHKTRKEPFRSRLYTIVVVHVVAIAVLAIWLIAPQWASGLFDALSRPALS, from the coding sequence ATGAGCAACATCCTCAACGTTGTCCTGGTGGTGCTCGCCGTCAATCTTGCGGCGTTCGCTGCCTTGTGGCGCGACAAGTACCTGGCCCGCGCCGGCGCCCGGCGCATCCCAGAGAAAACCCTGCTCTGGCTTGCCTTCGCCGGTGGCAGCCTGGGTGCCTTGTCGGCCCAGCACCTGTTCCGGCACAAGACCCGCAAGGAGCCGTTCCGATCGCGACTCTACACGATTGTCGTCGTGCATGTGGTCGCCATTGCCGTGCTCGCGATCTGGCTGATCGCGCCGCAATGGGCTTCGGGGCTGTTCGATGCGCTGAGCCGTCCGGCCTTATCCTAG
- a CDS encoding invasion associated locus B family protein, producing MRGLIATISGLVLAVSAMPALAQSATKIGQHNAWGTYSYQAQNGKVCYVLTVPTDKQPPTLDHGDMFFFVSQRPGQKVSFEPQFIAGYNFQENSKVSVTIGDKSFSMFTKGKSAWVENAAEEPALIAAMKGGTDMKVSAKSGRGNPTNYVFSLKGISAALTSITTCK from the coding sequence ATGCGCGGTTTGATAGCTACAATTTCGGGTCTGGTGCTTGCAGTGTCGGCAATGCCGGCGCTCGCCCAGTCGGCGACAAAGATCGGCCAGCACAACGCCTGGGGCACCTACAGCTACCAGGCCCAGAACGGCAAGGTCTGCTACGTGCTGACGGTGCCGACCGACAAGCAGCCGCCGACGCTCGACCATGGCGACATGTTCTTCTTCGTCAGCCAGCGCCCCGGCCAGAAGGTTTCCTTCGAACCGCAGTTCATTGCCGGCTACAATTTCCAGGAAAACTCCAAGGTCTCCGTCACCATCGGCGACAAGTCGTTTTCGATGTTCACCAAGGGCAAATCGGCGTGGGTCGAGAATGCCGCCGAAGAGCCGGCGCTGATCGCCGCCATGAAGGGTGGCACCGACATGAAGGTTTCGGCCAAATCAGGCCGCGGGAACCCGACCAACTACGTCTTTTCGCTCAAGGGCATATCGGCGGCACTGACGTCGATCACCACCTGCAAGTAA
- a CDS encoding 4a-hydroxytetrahydrobiopterin dehydratase — protein MAREKLGQEELKSALDALGGWTLAADGLSMQRSFVFKNFSEAFAFMTRVAMAAEQLDHHPDWSNVYKTVDVTLNTHDAGGLTELDFKLAKRINSYFGS, from the coding sequence ATGGCCAGAGAGAAACTTGGACAAGAGGAGCTGAAGTCAGCGCTCGATGCGCTCGGCGGCTGGACACTTGCCGCCGACGGGCTGTCGATGCAGCGCAGCTTCGTGTTCAAGAACTTCAGCGAGGCCTTCGCCTTCATGACCCGCGTCGCCATGGCGGCGGAGCAGCTCGACCACCATCCCGACTGGTCGAACGTCTACAAGACTGTCGATGTGACACTGAATACCCACGATGCCGGCGGGCTGACCGAGCTGGATTTCAAGCTCGCCAAGCGCATAAACAGCTATTTCGGTTCTTGA
- a CDS encoding ABC transporter ATP-binding protein has translation MTEAVIELRDVSLTLGTGASSVHVLKGVSLDVAAGEATGIVGPSGSGKSTLLMVLAGLERVDDGTVKIAGELLNGRSEDQIAAFRGRNIGIVFQSFHLIPNMTALENVAVPLELAGKRDAFAIAERELAAVGLADRVTHYPGELSGGEQQRVAIARALAPEPRILIADEPTGNLDQATGRQIADLLFAKAAERAMTLVLVTHDPALAARCDRQVAMRSGRIETAAVAPLAEKVRA, from the coding sequence GTGACAGAAGCAGTCATCGAACTGAGAGACGTGTCGTTGACGCTTGGTACGGGGGCTTCGTCCGTGCATGTGCTGAAGGGCGTGAGCCTCGATGTCGCCGCCGGCGAGGCGACCGGCATCGTCGGCCCCTCCGGGTCCGGAAAGTCGACGCTGCTGATGGTCCTGGCCGGACTGGAACGTGTCGATGACGGTACGGTCAAGATCGCCGGCGAACTGCTCAACGGTCGCAGCGAGGACCAGATCGCCGCGTTTCGCGGCCGCAACATCGGCATCGTCTTCCAGTCGTTCCACCTGATCCCCAACATGACGGCGCTGGAAAACGTCGCCGTGCCGCTCGAACTGGCTGGCAAGCGTGACGCTTTCGCCATCGCCGAGCGCGAGCTGGCGGCTGTCGGCCTCGCCGACAGGGTGACGCATTATCCGGGCGAGTTGTCAGGCGGCGAGCAGCAGCGCGTGGCGATTGCGCGGGCGCTGGCGCCGGAGCCGCGAATCCTCATCGCCGACGAGCCGACCGGCAATCTCGACCAGGCGACGGGCCGGCAGATCGCCGACCTTCTGTTCGCCAAGGCTGCCGAACGGGCCATGACGCTTGTGCTGGTAACGCATGACCCCGCACTTGCCGCGCGTTGCGACAGGCAGGTGGCGATGCGCTCGGGGCGGATCGAGACTGCCGCTGTCGCGCCACTGGCCGAGAAGGTCAGGGCATAA
- a CDS encoding arylesterase — translation MALKHLTFAFLAASLAVFTTIAPVWAEPFKIVGFGDSLMAGYGLNPGESFPEKLEKALRNNGHDVVITNAGVSGDTTSGGLSRLDWSVPDGTQLVILELGANDMLRGIDPALVEQNLDKMLARLQERTIEVLLAGMVAAPNLGHAYGEQFGTIYPRLAEKYRVTLYPFFLDGVAGDPKLLLEDGMHPTAEGIDRMVAKALPTVEKAIAGK, via the coding sequence ATGGCATTGAAACATCTGACGTTCGCATTCCTTGCAGCGTCTCTTGCCGTTTTCACGACCATTGCCCCGGTTTGGGCCGAACCATTCAAGATCGTCGGCTTTGGCGACAGCCTGATGGCCGGATATGGCCTCAATCCCGGCGAGAGCTTTCCCGAAAAGCTTGAAAAGGCGCTACGCAACAATGGTCACGATGTCGTGATTACCAATGCCGGCGTCTCCGGCGACACCACAAGCGGCGGCCTGTCGCGGCTCGACTGGTCCGTCCCCGACGGAACGCAACTGGTCATATTGGAACTCGGCGCCAACGACATGCTGCGCGGTATCGACCCGGCGCTCGTCGAACAGAACCTCGACAAGATGCTTGCCCGGCTCCAGGAGCGAACGATCGAGGTGCTGCTGGCCGGCATGGTTGCCGCGCCAAATCTCGGTCACGCTTATGGCGAACAATTCGGCACGATCTATCCGAGGCTGGCCGAGAAGTACCGCGTGACGCTTTATCCGTTCTTTCTCGACGGCGTCGCCGGTGATCCGAAACTGCTTTTGGAGGACGGCATGCACCCGACAGCAGAAGGTATCGACCGCATGGTCGCAAAGGCGCTGCCGACTGTCGAAAAGGCAATTGCCGGCAAATGA
- a CDS encoding low molecular weight protein-tyrosine-phosphatase translates to MSEKPVKSILFVCLGNICRSPLAEGVFRAVLSERGLDGEYTIDSAGTGGWHAGSAPDPRSIAVAAEHGIDITAQQARKVVARDFERFDLILGMDRSNVDDLRALAPAGSGERVELFIGPAVGGPQDVPDPYYGGEDGFAAVYRMIRDASEALADRLAARASAPFSGQASSTM, encoded by the coding sequence ATGAGCGAGAAGCCGGTAAAATCAATTCTCTTCGTTTGCCTCGGCAACATTTGCCGTTCGCCGCTGGCCGAAGGCGTGTTTCGGGCCGTGCTCAGCGAACGCGGGCTGGATGGCGAATACACAATCGACTCTGCGGGCACCGGCGGCTGGCACGCGGGTTCGGCGCCGGATCCGCGTTCGATTGCGGTTGCGGCCGAGCATGGCATCGACATCACCGCCCAGCAGGCCCGCAAGGTGGTGGCGCGCGATTTCGAGCGCTTCGACCTGATCCTCGGCATGGACCGCTCCAATGTCGACGATCTCAGGGCGCTTGCGCCGGCGGGCTCCGGCGAGCGTGTCGAGCTTTTCATCGGCCCGGCCGTGGGTGGACCGCAGGACGTGCCCGATCCCTATTATGGCGGTGAAGACGGGTTCGCTGCGGTCTACCGCATGATCCGTGATGCTTCCGAGGCGCTTGCCGACCGGCTGGCGGCGCGGGCATCCGCGCCGTTCAGTGGCCAGGCTTCCTCGACGATGTAG
- a CDS encoding YkvA family protein, with product MVKFPGFDSFRGSSNDAPASEAEVREKFWRTAKRAARHVPFMEEVVAAYYCALDKDTPLRAKGILLAALGYFVLPVDTIPDVILGLGFTDDIAVLTAAIAAVRAHMTPAHRLAAREALSQDQ from the coding sequence ATGGTGAAGTTCCCCGGCTTTGACAGCTTTCGCGGCAGCAGCAACGATGCTCCGGCAAGCGAAGCCGAGGTGCGCGAGAAATTCTGGCGCACCGCCAAGCGCGCTGCCCGCCACGTGCCCTTCATGGAAGAGGTGGTGGCGGCCTATTATTGCGCGCTGGACAAGGATACGCCGCTGCGCGCCAAGGGTATCCTGCTGGCCGCGCTCGGCTATTTCGTCCTGCCGGTCGACACCATCCCCGACGTCATACTGGGTCTCGGCTTCACCGACGACATCGCCGTGCTGACCGCGGCGATCGCGGCGGTCAGGGCGCATATGACACCAGCTCACCGCCTTGCCGCGAGGGAAGCGCTGTCGCAGGACCAATGA
- a CDS encoding LysE family translocator has translation MSFIPDWSTIIQFAIATFIIAITPGPDMTLFVGRALSEGRKAGFACMAGAMTGIVFHTTLVALGLSALIVASPQAFMALKIVGAGYLVWLAFQALTKGSAFSPDTTKRAPRSVFQNWATGLGINLLNPKIILFFMTFLPQFVSAHDSNAPGKLFFLGAMFIILSLPVTAPMVIAADKFAGLLRKSPRVTRIVDYLFAGVFSAFALKILTAQAK, from the coding sequence ATGTCCTTCATCCCCGATTGGTCGACCATCATCCAGTTCGCGATCGCAACCTTCATAATTGCGATCACGCCCGGACCGGATATGACCCTGTTCGTGGGCCGTGCGCTGTCGGAAGGCCGCAAGGCGGGTTTTGCCTGCATGGCAGGCGCGATGACCGGCATCGTCTTCCACACCACGCTGGTGGCGCTGGGCCTGTCGGCGCTGATCGTCGCTTCGCCGCAAGCCTTCATGGCGCTCAAGATCGTCGGCGCCGGTTATCTGGTCTGGCTCGCCTTCCAGGCGCTTACCAAGGGCTCGGCGTTTTCGCCCGACACCACCAAGCGCGCGCCGCGCTCGGTGTTCCAGAACTGGGCGACCGGGCTGGGCATCAACCTGCTCAACCCGAAGATCATCCTGTTCTTCATGACCTTCCTGCCGCAGTTCGTCTCGGCCCACGACAGCAATGCGCCGGGCAAGCTGTTCTTCCTGGGGGCAATGTTCATCATTCTGTCATTGCCGGTCACTGCCCCGATGGTGATTGCCGCCGACAAGTTTGCCGGCCTGCTCAGGAAGAGCCCGCGCGTGACGCGCATCGTCGACTATCTGTTCGCCGGCGTATTCTCGGCCTTTGCGCTGAAGATCCTCACGGCGCAGGCGAAGTAG
- the thpR gene encoding RNA 2',3'-cyclic phosphodiesterase produces MPRLFTALEIPRDAALSLSLLRGGLPGARWIDVENYHLTLRFFGDIEGHVADEIVEALDRVDRPSFQLTLSGVGAFGQKKPHAVWAGVTPSPEMNALQAEIERISKRLGLPSDPRKFTPHVTLARLRNTSPLDVAHYLSARGNFATVPFRVGRFVLMSSRDSVGGGPYIVEEAWPLNGADARAASRSASASEASRIMR; encoded by the coding sequence ATGCCGCGACTTTTCACCGCCCTCGAAATTCCGCGTGATGCCGCCTTATCGCTGTCGCTGCTCAGGGGCGGCCTGCCAGGCGCCCGCTGGATCGATGTCGAAAACTATCACCTCACCTTGCGTTTCTTCGGCGACATCGAAGGCCACGTCGCCGACGAGATCGTCGAAGCACTCGACCGTGTCGACCGTCCGAGCTTCCAGCTCACGCTTTCAGGAGTCGGCGCCTTCGGTCAGAAAAAGCCGCACGCGGTCTGGGCCGGCGTCACACCCTCGCCGGAGATGAATGCGCTACAGGCCGAGATCGAGCGCATCAGCAAGCGCCTCGGTCTGCCGTCCGATCCGCGCAAATTCACGCCGCATGTCACCCTGGCTCGGCTCAGGAACACCAGCCCGCTCGACGTCGCGCACTATCTGTCGGCACGCGGCAATTTCGCCACCGTGCCTTTCCGCGTCGGCCGTTTCGTTTTGATGTCGTCGCGCGACTCGGTCGGCGGCGGCCCCTACATCGTCGAGGAAGCCTGGCCACTGAACGGCGCGGATGCCCGCGCCGCCAGCCGGTCGGCAAGCGCCTCGGAAGCATCACGGATCATGCGGTAG